Proteins from a genomic interval of Acetobacterium woodii DSM 1030:
- a CDS encoding ACT domain-containing protein, translated as MIKDYLIVNKKILPDYYSKVVEARSLMESAQCKSVSDAVKKVGISRSTYYKYKDYIFTPSENYGRKFTLSFKLDDRQGILSKILNILRDHQTSIITIHQDIPINQAAVVIVTLDGKNLLISIDELMNMLDELDGVHGVQLIAME; from the coding sequence TTGATTAAAGATTATCTTATTGTTAACAAAAAAATATTGCCCGATTATTATTCTAAGGTTGTTGAAGCCCGCTCTTTAATGGAATCCGCACAATGTAAATCCGTCAGCGATGCCGTCAAAAAAGTCGGTATCAGCCGCAGTACCTATTATAAATACAAGGATTATATTTTTACCCCTTCGGAAAATTATGGCCGAAAATTCACGCTTTCATTTAAGTTAGATGACCGGCAGGGGATCTTATCAAAGATTCTTAATATCCTTCGCGACCATCAAACCAGCATCATTACGATTCATCAGGATATTCCGATTAACCAGGCTGCCGTTGTGATTGTTACCCTGGATGGTAAGAATCTGCTCATCAGCATCGATGAATTGATGAACATGCTTGACGAATTGGATGGTGTTCATGGCGTTCAGCTGATTGCCATGGAATAA
- the thrB gene encoding homoserine kinase, producing the protein MIKIQVPGTSANLGPGFDAFGLALSIYNTFSFEEKNDGKLTIRGVERKYQSDTNLVYRSMQKVFKKVAYRPQGLYLHSAVEVPISRGLGSSATCIVGGLFGANTLIGAPLTTDELFDMAVELEGHPDNVAPAIYGGLVVSMNDHGKNIYIKSSVHPGYEFYALVPDFPLSTADARQVLPKKISFGDATHNLPRATMTYLALTNGSEDILRLSMKDRLHQPYRKKLIHHYDTITKKAKEMGCLNTCISGAGPTILVINSVANLHFQTKMSAYLAEKSPGWQILPLAPDHTGVQVLGG; encoded by the coding sequence ATGATTAAGATCCAAGTTCCCGGCACCAGCGCCAATCTTGGCCCCGGTTTTGACGCCTTTGGCCTTGCTTTGTCAATCTATAATACGTTTAGCTTTGAAGAAAAAAACGATGGCAAACTGACCATTCGCGGGGTTGAACGCAAGTATCAGAGCGATACCAACCTGGTTTATCGGTCAATGCAAAAAGTCTTTAAAAAAGTAGCTTATCGTCCCCAAGGTCTTTATCTTCATTCCGCGGTAGAAGTCCCGATCAGTCGCGGACTTGGCAGTTCAGCCACCTGCATTGTCGGCGGATTATTTGGAGCCAACACTTTGATTGGGGCCCCACTGACAACTGATGAACTGTTTGATATGGCCGTGGAACTGGAAGGACATCCAGACAATGTGGCCCCAGCCATCTATGGTGGTTTGGTTGTTTCTATGAATGATCATGGTAAAAATATTTATATCAAAAGCTCGGTCCATCCCGGTTACGAATTTTATGCCCTGGTTCCCGACTTTCCTTTGTCAACCGCTGATGCCCGTCAGGTTTTACCAAAAAAAATCAGCTTCGGCGATGCGACCCACAACCTGCCCCGGGCAACCATGACCTATCTGGCCTTGACCAATGGTTCTGAGGATATTCTCCGATTAAGTATGAAGGATCGCCTGCACCAACCCTATCGTAAAAAACTCATTCATCATTACGATACCATCACCAAAAAAGCTAAAGAGATGGGTTGTCTGAACACTTGTATCAGCGGGGCTGGTCCAACCATTTTAGTTATTAATTCGGTAGCTAACCTCCATTTTCAAACAAAAATGTCAGCCTATTTAGCTGAGAAATCACCGGGATGGCAAATCCTTCCTTTAGCGCCTGATCATACCGGTGTTCAAGTTTTAGGAGGTTGA